In Ostrea edulis chromosome 6, xbOstEdul1.1, whole genome shotgun sequence, a single window of DNA contains:
- the LOC125646254 gene encoding uncharacterized protein LOC125646254 isoform X4 has protein sequence MDIAGLFSVLMVLASRIGSLSSQSTSDSIQGDSVLLTPSTTGSVTMDTNSIFTTISETNIVSTVLSETNQVTTVVSETNLIPTTAFQTTVVSETNLIPTTAFQTTVESETNLIPTTAFQTSVLTSSILQSSLLSYVTSSTSVVNSVASNANIVLGAATEASRTSSVEPTQSYSSNYEQISSLQTSQIDQSSGTATSIFQPASSSSHILTTSIISQQGPVVVMSATSSVVGTSAISVQPASSSSHILTTSIISQQGPVVVMSATSSVVGTSAISVQPVSSLSHILTTSIISQQGPVVVTSATSSLVGTSAISVQAVSSSSHILTTSVVSQQGSVVVTSATSSSVLVMSAISSVQPESSNNILISSSVQTMSQQSSSGLTIQSPQSSSETYVESSVDTTSGITFVASTTKSPSLTSSSSVIISSTSAVDLTASSTQLQSLETSKVITLSLSSILTSLETGSNTITESVSATISESITSVVIQTSFPAAMSSTPESGISTQNPQTSALSSSHESSMTSTATIATNSLNSISQSPALSQESTPLETVSPTAALVSNIQSTEAIIPSSLTSLSPHENTSPVTASSDSGDLSVYTSLMLSSSVTLESVNTMTISTAISSSAISPSSTLSSLTISTTLINLQSSSFVSSISSDTSAVLSSSQLVTSMSGMFDASTTVVINPTSSLSSVLGSASEFSFGTTSSMESSLIQSSVESSKETIAFTTAASLSPLLTIGSLSTLSMTLEYESSVFEPFSSSSDIQPSSAMSTTTTDSSILLSSLAESRSLVLNVSDVEVLTPSTVIFTTTQVSPVTSTSTAMQMSSDFMISATSATDLPSVASSSVSFGLYSSLMENNTSTPSSPQSMATTEALTSSAVLFESSSLTTATFTVTPTFTVTPTDSFVVTTPLVNLTVSPSDTILITVTPSSEFSTTTNNITSILEVSSAPGTLVPSTLVTADSMGPTEVYSSRLNISTPAIPIASSLPTSISWSTVAMTSSTVTSISVNVSMLEQTTQLPTMDVSSFPTTAVYATESLESGTVESTPVLSNFTPTGLPTFSTTMVSTGNLSEMFASTASVVSSSTFTPTSLVTSSLYPSADLENQTTVLESSTPSSIFEELVSVSSFENVSSLFYSTPYIPSSELIVMSSLTGSLDSSMVLLTSSSLLASNLSLEFSSDFLESTSMPEVNMTETLSSLTDQITSGLFSSTISPSLSNSLSTTEKLNSSSVHQIVSTISTELTLISSSPTVTNIETITPSFLSSSPLTTSTIIPTTLDTDSMSTAVNMSAVSTPVLTNSTIVVPTSSGAMSSVFVSGLLTSTGMVFESTSGVSTDLSNLVIEHSSSPQVISSIFSTEVQSSPQQTVISSQTSSVLSSILVATTVPLSSAMIPTAVPGTSQIVSSSVLSTHQVLSTIVQSASTAVSETSLPLFSSTPVTTVAPVSSIEILSSTQSAVSASESTITTPTISSAPEISTTTTPLVSSTTTPVVSSTTTPLVSSTTTPVVSTTTTLAITSTTIPAVSSITTPTESLTTPSITSTPAESSTTTAITSTTTESISSDISPSPSSPSVSTFISSTEQITSTPTLSQSITPSQASTSQLPELSSVQTSVPEVSTAVTSRVLSSSVSTVDAVTSVLNPSSSVEVTTTATEVSSLSATVPSSSAVTESTTDSSYTTESSYTTESSYTTDSSYTTDSSNTTEVPSTATTKTTTPSTTPSPSTTADVVRTFWVVTVLKIPLTEDVKNETFILSMELKLGRAFVDAFERQKQIAEGSYNPLRRKRATQVQDTVVDIVNATRTQGTGNVTFVYTITKNGTQIRSEEAVRTLGLLSDQEMALKLGYVVAEKASTYYGRSSSGYIPSDDNNLWVVGVAVSAVVLIIIVIWVIFCFIIKKRGPESTKDEPAHLLRMKGGTKDDESLEMVQSPSNSTQNMKKRQSYAVTKDEDLEDPTYATVKKQGKSREDSTAGESATLASDDTGLIPSPSKRGKRKKKKRPPSDDFDDIERETYLGTSSSPQRVREPKSLSLEDETEYQRRVAEERRKNKKRLREKRRREGQKKEDTGDMMKEYLAVQEEIDDELDIIPPPDRGEPDVLRSTSKGSKKRKKKKAEGEKNEGFEPENLSNAKKRMHKLLDDAFALISPQLDEFSSETSEEKSSLPGNKRASTPNSYKSQSRDPSPSASPGTKSPMSLFKERYLNVVQHVKSHMKTDISMSCSM, from the exons GTGACAGTGTGCTACTAACCCCATCTACAACAGGAAGTGTAACCATGGATACTAACTCAATATTTACTACAATATCGGAGACTAACATAGTGTCAACAGTATTATCAGAAACTAACCAAGTTACCACTGTAGTATCAGAGACTAATCTTATACCAACAACAGCATTCCAAACCACTGTAGTATCAGAGACTAATCTTATACCAACAACAGCATTCCAAACCACTGTAGAATCAGAGACTAATCTTATACCAACAACAGCATTCCAAACCAGTGTACTGACTTCCTCCATATTACAAAGTAGTTTACTTTCCTATGTAACATCATCAACTTCTGTAGTGAATTCTGTAGCATCAAACGCAAATATTGTGCTCGGTGCTGCGACAGAGGCCTCGAGGACTTCATCTGTTGAACCAACACAAAGTTATTCATCAAATTATGAACAGATTTCATCTCTACAAACATCACAGATAGACCAAAGCTCAGGAACAGCAACCAGTATCTTCCAACCAGCCAGCAGCTCGAGCCACATCCTCACAACCTCTATCATTAGTCAGCAGGGTCCCGTTGTTGTGATGTCTGCAACATCATCAGTGGTTGGGACGTCTGCAATATCAGTGCAACCAGCCAGCAGCTCGAGCCACATCCTCACAACTTCTATCATTAGTCAGCAGGGTCCCGTTGTTGTGATGTCTGCAACATCATCAGTGGTTGGGACGTCTGCAATATCAGTGCAACCAGTCAGCAGCTTGAGCCACATTCTCACAACTTCTATCATTAGTCAGCAAGGTCCGGTTGTTGTGACGTCTGCAACATCATCATTGGTTGGGACGTCTGCAATATCAGTGCAAGCAGTCAGCAGCTCAAGCCACATCCTCACAACTTCAGTCGTAAGTCAGCAAGGTTCAGTGGTTGTGACGTCTGCAACATCATCATCAGTGCTTGTGATGTCTGCAATATCATCAGTACAGCCAGAGTCAAGTAACAATATCCTGATTTCATCCAGTGTGCAGACAATGAGTCAGCAGTCCTCATCCGGTTTGACCATTCAGTCACCACAGTCTAGCAGTGAGACGTATGTTGAATCCTCTGTGGATACAACAAGTGGAATAACGTTTGTGGCATCCACAACAAAGTCCCCTTCTTTAACATCTTCATCCAGTGTGATAATTTCATCCACTAGTGCTGTTGATTTGACAGCCTCTTCTACACAACTGCAGTCTTTAGAAACATCAAAAGTAATAACTTTGTCCTTATCCTCCATACTAACATCATTAGAGACAGGAAGTAACACCATTACAGAATCTGTTTCAGCTACAATATCAGAATCAATAACATCTGTAGTGATCCAGACTTCGTTTCCAGCAGCTATGTCTTCTACACCAGAGTCTGGAATCTCCACTCAGAATCCACAGACATCAGCCCTGTCCTCTTCACACGAATCCTCAATGACATCAACAGCCACAATAGCAACCAATAGTCTCAATTCAATTTCACAAAGTCCAGCATTATCACAAGAGTCCACACCTTTAGAGACAGTTTCGCCCACTGCTGCATTGGTATCCAATATACAGAGTACTGAGGCTATAATCCCATCCTCTCTAACATCATTAAGTCCTCATGAAAATACCAGTCCAGTGACCGCATCATCAGACAGCGGTGACCTGAGTGTCTACACATCTTTGATGTTATCTTCGTCTGTAACATTAGAAAGTGTAAATACCATGACAATTAGTACAGCAATTTCATCTAGTGCCATCTCTCCGTCATCGACATTGTCATCTCTTACAATCTCAACAACCTTAATCAATTTACAATCATCTAGCTTCGTAAGCAGTATTTCTAGTGATACTAGTGCTGTGTTATCATCTAGCCAGTTAGTTACTAGTATGAGTGGAATGTTTGATGCTAGCACAACTGTAGTGATTAACCCAACATCAAGTCTGTCCTCAGTTTTAGGGTCTGCCAGTGAATTTTCATTTGGAACAACTTCCTCCATGGAGAGCTCATTGATTCAGTCTTCAGTAGAAAGCAGCAAGGAAACAATAGCCTTTACCACAGCAGCTTCATTAAGCCCTTTATTGACCATTGGGTCTCTGTCCACTTTATCAATGACATTGGAATATGAATCCTCAGTCTTTGAACCTTTCTCATCATCAAGTGATATTCAACCCTCATCAGCTATGTCTACGACAACAACAGACAGCAGCATATTGCTATCTAGTTTGGCTGAATCACGGTCGCTCGTTTTGAATGTTTCAGATGTAGAAGTGTTAACTCCTTCAACAGTAATATTCACCACCACACAAGTGAGCCCAGTAACTTCTACATCAACTGCAATGCAGATGAGCTCTGATTTCATGATAAGTGCCACCAGTGCCACAGATTTACCTTCTGTAGCTTCATCTTCAGTGAGTTTTGGTTTATATTCAAGTCTAATGGAGAACAACACCTCCACTCCATCCTCACCCCAGTCAATGGCTACAACTGAGGCTCTGACAAGCAGTGCAGTATTATTTGAGAGTTCATCACTGACAACAGCAACATTTACAGTGACTCCAACATTTACAGTGACTCCTACCGACAGTTTTGTTGTGACAACTCCTCTCGTGAACCTCACTGTCTCACCCAGTGACACAATCCTGATAACAGTAACACCATCCAGTGAATTTAGTACTACAACAAACAACATCACATCAATACTGGAGGTGTCTTCTGCTCCTGGAACACTGGTACCAAGTACCTTAGTAACAGCAGACAGCATGGGACCTACTGAGGTGTACTCATCAAGATTAAATATTTCAACACCGGCTATTCCTATAGCTTCATCATTGCCAACCTCCATCTCCTGGTCAACTGTAGCAATGACATCATCAACAGTGACAAGTATTTCTGTCAATGTATCCATGTTGGAACAAACTACACAGCTTCCAACAATGGATGTGTCTTCATTCCCAACTACAGCTGTCTATGCAACTGAATCTTTGGAATCTGGAACCGTGGAAAGTACCCCAGTATTGTCAAATTTCACACCAACAGGTCTGCCCACTTTTTCCACAACAATGGTTTCAACAGGAAATCTGTCAGAAATGTTTGCGTCAACAGCATCAGTGGTCTCAAGTAGTACATTTACACCAACCTCGCTTGTGACATCCTCCCTCTACCCGTCAGCCGACCTTGAGAATCAAACAACAGTTCTGGAGTCCAGCACACCCTCATCAATCTTTGAAGAATTGGTGTCTGTATCTTCATTTGAAAATGTGAGCAGTTTGTTTTATTCAACCCCTTATATACCGAGCAGTGAGCTAATTGTGATGTCATCGTTAACAGGGTCATTGGACTCTTCTATGGTACTTCTGACTTCCAGTTCACTTCTAGCTTCTAACCTAAGCCTGGAATTCTCAAGTGATTTCCTCGAGTCAACATCTATGCCTGAGGTCAACATGACAGAAACTCTGAGCAGCCTCACTGACCAAATCACAAGTGGATTGTTTTCATCAACAATTTCACCAAGCCTTTCAAATTCTTTATCAACAACTGAGAAATTAAATTCAAGTAGTGTGCACCAAATAGTATCCACTATATCAACAGAACTAACACTGATAAGCAGTAGTCCAACAGTTACTAATATAGAGACAATTACCCCAAGCTTCTTGTCAAGTAGTCCATTAACAACCAGCACAATTATCCCTACAACACTGGATACTGATAGCATGTCCACAGCAGTGAATATGTCTGCTGTGTCCACTCCAGTACTAACAAACTCTACAATAGTTGTACCAACATCTAGTGGGGCAATGTCTTCAGTATTTGTGAGTGGACTACTAACAAGCACAGGAATGGTGTTTGAGAGCACTAGTGGAGTGTCTACAGATTTATCTAACCTGGTGATAGAACATTCTTCTTCACCTCAAGTGATAAGCTCAATATTCTCTACAGAAGTTCAAAGCTCTCCACAGCAAACTGTCATCAGTTCTCAAACTTCAAGTGTATTATCTTCCATACTTGTGGCAACAACAGTGCCATTAAGTTCAGCTATGATACCAACGGCTGTTCCAGGCACCTCCCAGATTGTTTCTTCATCTGTTTTAAGTACTCACCAGGTGCTGTCTACTATTGTTCAGAGTGCATCTACTGCTGTTTCAGAAACCTCCCTACCTTTATTTTCCTCCACCCCAGTGACTACTGTAGCTCCTGTTAGCTCAATAGAGATTTTGAGTTCCACCCAGTCAGCAGTGTCAGCTTCAGAGTCCACTATAACAACACCCACCATATCTTCTGCACCAGAAATATCCACTACAACAACACCATTAGTATCCTCTACAACAACACCGGTAGTATCCTCTACAACAACACCATTAGTATCCTCTACAACAACACCGGTAGTGTCTACAACAACAACACTAGCAATAACCTCGACAACAATACCAGCTGTATCCAGTATAACAACACCAACAGAATCCTTGACAAcaccatcaataacatcaacaCCAGCAGAATCCTCGACAACAACAGCAATAACCTCAACAACAACAGAATCAATATCCTCAGATATCAGTCCCTCTCCATCTTCTCCCAGTGTTTCAACATTTATTTCATCAACAGAACAAATTACAAGTACTCCAACATTAAGCCAAAGTATAACACCATCACAAGCTTCAACAAGTCAATTACCAGAGTTATCAAGTGTCCAGACCAGTGTTCCGGAAGTTTCCACTGCAGTGACGTCTCGGGTTCTCTCCAGCTCTGTATCAACAGTGGATGCTGTCACGTCCGTCCTGAACCCAAGCTCTTCAGTTGAGGTAACTACAACAGCCACTGAGGTTTCATCGTTGTCTGCAACAGTGCCATCATCATCAGCTGTCACAGAGAGCACGACAGATAGTTCCTACACGACAGAGAGTTCGTACACGACAGAGAGTTCCTACACGACAGATAGTTCCTACACGACAGATAGTTCAAACACAACAGAAGTTCCTTCTACAGCAACAACAAAAACGACAACACCAAGCACAACACCCAGTCCATCAACAACAGCTGATGTTGTCAGAACTTTCTGGGTTGTTACAG TTTTGAAGATCCCCTTGACTGAGGATGTCAAAAATGAAACTTTCATTTTGTCCATGGAACTGAAACTGGGAAGAGCATTTGTGGATGCCTTTGAAAGACAGAAGCAGATTGCTGAAGGGTCGTACAATCCACTTCGTCGCAAACGTGCTACACAAGTGCAAGATACAGTGGTGGAT ATAGTAAATGCTACCAGAACACAGGGAACAGGAAACGTGACCTTTGTTTACACGATCACAAAGAATGGAACCCAGATTCGATCCGAGGAGGCTGTTAGGACACTTGGGTTGCTCAGCGATCAGGAAATGGCTCTAAAACTTGGATATGTTGTGGCTGAAAAAGCCAGCA CTTACTATGGAAGGAGCAGTTCTGGTTACATACCATCTGATGATAACAATCTGTGGGTGGTAGGTGTGGCGGTCAGTGCGGTTGTTCTGATCATCATCGTCATCTGGGTGATCTTCTGCTTCATCATCAAAAAACGAGGACCTGAGAGTACGAAAGATGAACCAGCTCACCTTTTAAGAATGAAAGGTGGAACAAAG GATGATGAGTCATTAGAGATGGTTCAGTCACCTAGCAACTCAACCCAGAATATGAAAAAGAGGCAGTCTTATGCAGTCACAAAGGATGAAGATTTAGAGGACCCTACATACGCCACTGTCAAAAAGCAAGG AAAGTCAAGAGAGGATTCTACTGCAGGAGAATCTGCTACCTTGGCCTCAGACGACACAGGACTGATACCATCACCCAGTAAAAGGGGGAAGcggaaaaagaaaaagagaccaccCTCAG ATGATTTTGATGACATAGAAAGGGAGACTTACTTAGGTACTTCATCTTCACCTCAGCGAGTCAGAGAGCCGAAATCATTGTCTCTGGAG GATGAAACAGAGTATCAAAGGAGAGTCGCAGaggagagaagaaaaaataaaaaaagattgaGAGAAAAGAGAAGGAGAGAAGGACAGAAAAAGGAAG ACACTGGGGACATGATGAAGGAATATCTCGCTGTTCAGGAGGAAATTGACGATGAGTTAGACATTATTCCTCCACCAGACAGAGGAGAGCCAGACGTTCTCAGAAGCACATCAAAAGG TTCcaagaaaagaaagaagaaaaaagcagAAGGAGAAAAG AATGAAGGGTTTGAACCAGAGAACCTCTCCAATGCCAAAAAGAGAATGCACAAACTCCTGGACGATGCTTTCGCTTTAATTTCTCCTCAGCTGGATGA ATTTTCCTCAGAAACTTCTGAGGAAAAGTCAAGTTTGCCTGGCAACAAAAGAGCTTCCACTCCCAATAGTTATAAGTCCCAAAGTAGGGACCCATCTCCGTCTGCCAGCCCAGGGACTAAATCCCCAATGTCCTTGTTCAAAGAGAGGTATCTAAATGTCGTGCAGCATGTTAAATCTCACATGAAAACAGATATCTCAATGTCATGCAGCATGTGA